In one Acipenser ruthenus chromosome 10, fAciRut3.2 maternal haplotype, whole genome shotgun sequence genomic region, the following are encoded:
- the LOC117409056 gene encoding low-density lipoprotein receptor class A domain-containing protein 1-like, whose translation MRSNQTHPQRSRSFDAASLGSTVSMLSGREKDCCEDCGSCKCCSRRCVCISVFVLLGLAIMAAAVALAIIFGIPQRTPVNRYCTSNNMTGYLCDDRVTCIPASSVCNGISNCANGEDENSEICTDLPKNLPTYLIFKCGNPQFWIYIDEKCNDINNCGDCSDEVGILANCPSCGANWWPCTSVFYEYCKCIPRSLCRDGVQHCTDWSDEYKCTP comes from the exons AGAAGTAGGAGTTTTGATGCAGCCTCACTAGGTTCAACTGTCTCAATGTTATCAGGAAGAGAGAAAG ACTGCTGTGAGGATTGCGGAAGCTGTAAATGCTGCAGCAGAAGATGTGTCTGTATTTCGGTCTTTGTGTTGCTGGGACTAGCAATAATGGCAGCTGCAGTTGCTTTAGCCATTATTTTTGGCATTCCACAGAGGACACCAG TTAACCGATATTGCACTTCAAATAACATGACAGGTTATCTGTGTGATGACAGAGTAACATGCATTCCAGCTTCCAGTGTGTGCAATGGAATAAGTAATTGTGCCAACGGTGAAGATGAAAATTCTGAGATCTGCA CTGATTTACCCAAGAACCTGCCAACGTACTTGATTTTTAAATGTGGGAACCCCCAGTTTTGGATTTACATAGATGAAAAATGCAATGATATAAATAACTGTGGAGACTGCTCTGATGAAGTTGGGATAT TGGCAAACTGTCCTTCCTGTGGGGCAAATTGGTGGCCTTGCACGTCTGTTTTCTATgaatactgtaaatgtattcCCAGATCCTTGTGCAGAGATGGGGTACAGCACTGCACAGACTGGTCTGACGAGTACAAATGCACCCCATGA